Sequence from the Fodinibius salicampi genome:
AACTCTATAATTGAATGTCGGGGAATTTGATTTTATAACATACTGAGTAGTCCTGCTAAAATGATGCTGGCTAAAACTTCTGTATGGAGGGTTTTTCGCAAAAATTCTATAGCTCTATATGTATAGTTACGGCAAGTCTGATAATTGACCGACATAATCTGTTCGATCTCCTGATAATTCATGCCTTCGTAGAATTTTAGATACAGTACCTCGCATTCTCGGGATGATAGTTGTTCTATCGCCTTTTTCAATTTTTTGCTTCGAATAGTAGCCTGCTCGTCATTGATGATCAATTCCTCAGAGGAAAGTTGCATGCTCAAATTATCATCATGGTATGTGTTCAAGTACTTCCGTTCAGTCTTCTTTTTGCGGTAACTATCAATAATACGTCTTCTGAGAGCCGCCCATAGGTAAGTTTTCACTGCCATCACCTCTTTAAGAGTGCCTCTCTTCTGCCAAATATATAGAAATAATCCCTGAACGTGATCTTCAGCTATACTCCGTTGTCCGGTCAACTTTAAGGCATAATGAAATAAATCATCAAAATATTTTTGGAACAATAGCTCAAAGGCATCCCGCTCTCCCTCTAATATGGACTGCCATAAATCCGGATCATCCTTAAATTTCACATCACACGTATAATCTGGTTGTATCGATTCAACCATAAACCTCGTTCTTCGTCATAAATAAAAAATTTACCAGAAGTCGTTCCCGTCCTTAAACAATTCTCTCCTGTTAG
This genomic interval carries:
- a CDS encoding RNA polymerase sigma factor codes for the protein MVESIQPDYTCDVKFKDDPDLWQSILEGERDAFELLFQKYFDDLFHYALKLTGQRSIAEDHVQGLFLYIWQKRGTLKEVMAVKTYLWAALRRRIIDSYRKKKTERKYLNTYHDDNLSMQLSSEELIINDEQATIRSKKLKKAIEQLSSRECEVLYLKFYEGMNYQEIEQIMSVNYQTCRNYTYRAIEFLRKTLHTEVLASIILAGLLSML